One part of the Sporosarcina ureae genome encodes these proteins:
- a CDS encoding 2-isopropylmalate synthase, whose translation MRKIDIFDTTLRDGEQSAGINLNTVEKLEIARQLEKLGVAVIEAGFPASSPGDFEAVRRIADTVKNSTVTGLARAMKKDIDISWEALRGGVNPHIHVFLATSPIHMEYKLKKSPDQVVEIAADTVKYAKQFFPLVQWSAEDAFRSDKEFLVRIINKVIEAGATTINVPDTVGYATPAEYGALFKYLKENVTGIEKVKLSAHCHDDLGMAVANSIAAVENGADQVECTINGIGERAGNAALEEIAVAMHIRKDFYNMETGINLKEIKKASQLVSRLTGVVIQPNKAVVGKNAFAHESGIHQDGMLKNRETYEIITPELIGETDMPLALGKHSGRAAFKDRAITMGFELTDHQLNEAFDDFKKLADRKKEITEDDLFVLFTGQQLSDTDTPIYELHNVQVQYGTNNIPTATVTATVPSGETVTVATTGAGSVESIFNALELAIKGEVLILDYRVTSIGKGRDALGEAVVNLRHNGLELTGRDVAQDVLEASAKAYLNAINRQLVREQLRKEELLK comes from the coding sequence GTGAGAAAAATTGATATTTTCGATACAACTCTTCGCGACGGTGAGCAATCTGCGGGTATTAATCTAAATACAGTAGAAAAATTGGAGATCGCTCGTCAGCTTGAAAAGCTTGGGGTAGCCGTTATTGAAGCAGGATTTCCTGCTTCATCCCCAGGTGATTTCGAAGCCGTTCGACGCATTGCTGATACAGTGAAAAACTCAACTGTTACAGGACTTGCTAGGGCGATGAAGAAAGACATTGATATATCATGGGAAGCATTACGCGGTGGTGTAAATCCACATATTCACGTGTTCTTGGCGACATCACCAATTCATATGGAGTATAAGCTAAAGAAATCTCCAGACCAGGTAGTCGAAATTGCAGCGGATACGGTTAAATATGCTAAACAATTTTTCCCTCTCGTTCAATGGTCTGCGGAAGATGCATTCCGTTCTGATAAGGAATTCCTTGTACGCATTATTAATAAAGTAATTGAAGCAGGGGCGACAACGATTAATGTTCCGGACACTGTAGGCTATGCAACTCCTGCAGAATACGGTGCTCTATTCAAGTACTTGAAAGAGAATGTAACGGGAATAGAAAAAGTTAAGCTTTCAGCTCATTGTCATGATGATCTTGGAATGGCTGTTGCAAACTCTATAGCAGCAGTTGAGAACGGTGCCGATCAAGTAGAATGTACGATTAATGGTATTGGAGAGCGTGCAGGCAATGCAGCATTAGAAGAAATTGCCGTCGCTATGCATATCCGTAAAGACTTCTATAACATGGAAACCGGAATTAACTTAAAAGAGATTAAAAAAGCTAGTCAGCTTGTTAGCCGATTGACAGGGGTAGTCATCCAGCCAAACAAAGCAGTCGTCGGAAAGAATGCATTCGCCCATGAATCTGGAATTCACCAGGATGGCATGCTGAAAAACCGTGAGACATACGAAATCATCACACCTGAATTGATTGGTGAAACGGATATGCCGTTAGCGTTGGGTAAACACTCCGGACGTGCCGCGTTTAAAGATCGGGCTATTACAATGGGGTTTGAACTGACGGATCACCAATTGAATGAGGCATTTGATGACTTCAAAAAGTTAGCAGACCGTAAAAAGGAAATCACGGAAGATGATTTGTTTGTTTTATTCACAGGCCAGCAATTGTCCGACACCGATACACCGATTTACGAATTGCATAATGTTCAAGTGCAATATGGAACGAATAATATTCCGACAGCTACCGTGACAGCCACTGTGCCAAGCGGAGAAACAGTTACTGTGGCAACTACTGGTGCAGGTTCTGTTGAATCGATCTTCAATGCACTGGAATTAGCCATTAAAGGTGAAGTACTCATTCTGGATTATCGTGTAACATCGATCGGTAAAGGCCGCGATGCACTGGGAGAGGCAGTAGTCAACTTAAGACATAACGGACTCGAGCTTACGGGCCGAGACGTAGCGCAAGACGTATTAGAAGCGTCTGCAAAAGCTTATTTGAATGCTATCAATCGTCAACTAGTTCGCGAACAATTGCGGAAAGAAGAGTTATTGAAATAA
- the leuB gene encoding 3-isopropylmalate dehydrogenase: MEKKVAVLPGDGIGPEVVAEAVRVLEVIGRRFNHTFHTEYGLIGGAAIDEKNNPLPKETIELCESSDAILLGAVGGPKWDQNPSELRPEKGLLAIRKHFDLFANLRPVAAVPSLIQASPLKEDIIKEVDMMIVRELTGGLYFGKPSHHTDQSAVDTLVYTRKEIERIVDKGFELARLRKGKVTSVDKANVLESSKLWRKIVEEKKAQYPDVEVEHQLVDSAAMKLITNPAHFDVIVTENMFGDILSDEASVITGSLGLLPSASVRSDGLGLYEPVHGSAPDVAGQGIANPAATILSVAMMLKYSFGLETEATAIEKAVNTVFEEGHFTADLAGKDQRSLTTKEWTDKIVDELDLQFVSNSIMYSYI, encoded by the coding sequence ATGGAAAAGAAAGTAGCAGTATTACCCGGTGACGGCATAGGACCCGAGGTAGTAGCAGAGGCAGTCAGAGTATTGGAAGTGATCGGCAGACGTTTTAACCATACATTCCATACAGAATATGGACTAATCGGTGGAGCGGCGATTGATGAAAAGAATAACCCACTTCCTAAAGAGACAATTGAGTTATGTGAGTCAAGCGACGCCATTCTTCTAGGAGCAGTGGGTGGCCCTAAATGGGATCAGAATCCATCTGAATTACGACCGGAAAAAGGGTTGCTTGCTATACGTAAACATTTTGATCTATTTGCAAACCTTCGTCCTGTTGCAGCTGTACCTTCTTTGATCCAGGCTTCTCCTTTAAAAGAAGACATCATCAAAGAGGTCGATATGATGATTGTTCGGGAATTAACTGGGGGTCTTTACTTCGGTAAACCGAGCCATCATACAGATCAATCAGCTGTTGATACGCTTGTATATACGCGCAAGGAGATCGAACGTATTGTCGACAAAGGTTTTGAGTTGGCTCGCCTGCGTAAAGGCAAAGTAACTTCTGTGGACAAAGCGAATGTGCTTGAATCCAGTAAGCTTTGGAGAAAGATTGTAGAAGAGAAGAAAGCACAGTATCCAGATGTAGAAGTAGAGCATCAGTTAGTGGATTCTGCAGCAATGAAATTAATAACGAACCCAGCACATTTTGATGTAATCGTTACTGAAAATATGTTTGGAGATATCTTAAGTGATGAAGCATCTGTTATTACGGGGTCACTTGGATTACTGCCTTCAGCGAGTGTGCGTTCAGACGGTTTAGGTTTGTATGAGCCAGTTCATGGTTCAGCACCCGATGTAGCTGGTCAGGGAATTGCAAATCCAGCAGCAACTATTCTTTCAGTTGCTATGATGCTAAAGTATTCATTTGGATTGGAAACGGAAGCAACTGCAATTGAAAAGGCTGTTAATACAGTATTTGAAGAAGGTCACTTCACAGCAGATTTAGCTGGTAAAGATCAACGTTCGTTAACGACAAAAGAGTGGACAGATAAGATTGTAGACGAGTTGGATCTTCAGTTCGTTTCCAATAGTATCATGTACTCGTATATTTAA